The nucleotide sequence GTCGCGTCACCCGCGTCCAGTTTGGCAGCGTCGGCGGGCTCCTCCGCTGATGCCCTCGGTGACGTTGCAGCCCAACTACTTTCGAGCGGGCGTGGCAGTGGCGCACCCTCGATGATGGCCAGCAGAACGCGACCGATCTCGCACACCGGCAACACCAGGTCGGCTCCGGCGCGCGCCGCGGCGATCGGCATGGACGGGTATTCGGCCGTGCCGGGGCTCTGGGCGATCACGATGGCACCCGCCCGTTTCATGGCAGCAGTGCCCGCGGCGCCGTCTCGTCCGGAGCCCGACAGCACCACGCCCACACCCCGCGGGCCGTACGATTCGGCCACCGACGTCAACAGCACGTCGAACCGCCGCTCGCCGACGGTTTTCCTGGTTCGCAGGCGACAGAAGCCTTCCGGCGTCAGTTCCATGTGCAAATCCGGTGGACACACGAGCACGCGCCCCGGGGTGACGACCTGCCCGTCGACGGCCCAGTCGACCCGATGTGGTGATCGTCCGCTCAGGATCGCGGGCAGGACACTGGAATGGCCACCAAGGTGCTGTTGCACGACAAGGGCGGCCGGAAAATTTCTCGGCAGGTCGCTCAGCACGATCGACAGGGGATCCAATCCACCTGCCGACGCCAGCAAAGCGACCAGCTCGATAGCCGGACGACGCGTCTCTGTCGCCATTGCTCAAGTGTCTACCCATCGGAGGGCTTTGGCACAGTATCCACCATCCGAAGGGTTCCGACAGCAGGCGAACAGCTCGAGCCGGCGCGTTTAGCCGGTTACAACTCTGGCTACAAGGGTAGGCACGGAGATGTTGCTCGCGTATAGCAACGTGCGCGAACGGGGGCCGTTCGAAGGATGTTGCAATGAAAATCGCGATGGTCAGCGGTGACGATGTCGCCGGTGAAGACTCCTTGCAGTTCTGCGCGGCACTCGCGGCGCAGGGGCAGGACGTCACATCCTATGTGAGGCGACGGGATCGCCGGCGTGCGGTAAAGGGGGACGACCTTTATCGGGTCGTCCCGATAAACGTCGGTCCCAAGGCGCCGCGATCCGACGAAGAAGTGTTGCCATTCATCGGCGACTGGGCGGCCAAGCTTGAGCGTCGGTGGTCGGCGGATCAGCCGGACATGGTGCATGCCCACGGTTGGCTCGGCGGCCTCGCCGCTCAACTGGCGGCACGGCGACGGCAGTTGCCGACCGTCCAGACATTCCAGGGATTGGCTACCATTTCGGGCTCTACGGACGGCCCAGCCGAGGTGAGCGAGCGCGAACGCATCGAACCGCTGCTTGCCCGCAATGCGACCTGGGTGACCGGCGAGAGCAGCGCGGCCGTCGACGCGTTGGCCAGATTCCGGCGCGGGCGGGCGCGGTTGTCCATGCTGCCCGGTGGCGTCGACGTCGACCGGTTCAGTCCGGTCGGACCGGAGGCTGCCCATACCGATTTGCCACGCATCCTCTGCTTGGCGCCGAACCCATTGCCGGGCAATGGGTTTGACATCGTGATCCGAGCGCTGTCGAAAGTTCCCGGCGCGGAGCTGGTCGTCGCCGAAACCGCCGCCACCAATGACTCACACGACGTGGCGCGGGCCCAGCTTCAACGACTCGCCCAGCAAATCGGAGTGGCCGACCGGGTGCAGTTCGCGGGCACGGTCGCCGACAAAGAGCTGCCGAAGCTGCTGCGATCCGCCGACGTGCTCGCGTGTACGCCGCGCGAGTCGCCACGTGCGACCGCCGTGTTAGAGGCCATGGCCAGTGGTGTCGCTGTGGTCACGCTGCCCGTGGGTATCCTGGCTGACGCTGTGGTGCACGCCGTCACGGGGTACGTGTTGTCGCCGAGCAAGCCCGCCGAATTGGTCGGGGCGTTGAGAAGGCTTCAGGCGCAACGCTTTCTGCGGCAGAGCATGGGCGCGGCGGGCCGCAGCCGCGCGATGTCGCGGTTCACCTGGGATCGGATGGCGCTGGAATCGCTGACCATCTATGAACAGGTGGATTCCCTTCCGGCGGCCCACCTTGCGAGAGCGCGCTGACTGCTTACCCGGTCGTCTGTGTGTACGCTCGTCGTAGGCCGCTACGCCGGCCGGTACAACCATGGTGAGCGTCACTGAAAACACAGCAGCCGAGGTGCCACCCGCGGCGGCGCACGAGGACGTTCCCCGTCGCCCCCACGAGTCGGACCCAGGCGGTGGGCCGGGCTCGGTCGCGGTCCAGTTCGAGCAATTCCGAACGTCCGACGCGATCGCCGCGCGGCGGTTCTTCAG is from Mycobacterium conspicuum and encodes:
- a CDS encoding glycosyltransferase encodes the protein MKIAMVSGDDVAGEDSLQFCAALAAQGQDVTSYVRRRDRRRAVKGDDLYRVVPINVGPKAPRSDEEVLPFIGDWAAKLERRWSADQPDMVHAHGWLGGLAAQLAARRRQLPTVQTFQGLATISGSTDGPAEVSERERIEPLLARNATWVTGESSAAVDALARFRRGRARLSMLPGGVDVDRFSPVGPEAAHTDLPRILCLAPNPLPGNGFDIVIRALSKVPGAELVVAETAATNDSHDVARAQLQRLAQQIGVADRVQFAGTVADKELPKLLRSADVLACTPRESPRATAVLEAMASGVAVVTLPVGILADAVVHAVTGYVLSPSKPAELVGALRRLQAQRFLRQSMGAAGRSRAMSRFTWDRMALESLTIYEQVDSLPAAHLARAR
- a CDS encoding chemotaxis protein CheB encodes the protein MATETRRPAIELVALLASAGGLDPLSIVLSDLPRNFPAALVVQQHLGGHSSVLPAILSGRSPHRVDWAVDGQVVTPGRVLVCPPDLHMELTPEGFCRLRTRKTVGERRFDVLLTSVAESYGPRGVGVVLSGSGRDGAAGTAAMKRAGAIVIAQSPGTAEYPSMPIAAARAGADLVLPVCEIGRVLLAIIEGAPLPRPLESSWAATSPRASAEEPADAAKLDAGDATTAERDVRAAMSRDQVLDGAAARAEAARMRVAELRRRREELAAGRGATPQTVAAARQRAAESLRRAQQAHQAAAHAAARRPV